Genomic window (Chloroflexaceae bacterium):
AGGCGGCCAGCGCCGCTCCGCGGCAGTCGGCGGGCGCGCGTTCCATCAACACATTCGCCAGCCCCTGGTTCAACCCCGGCCAGAACACTCCGGAGAAGATCGCTGTTAGCCACAGCGGCGTTATGTTGGTTGGCGTCGAGAGTACCCAGCCCCAGGGGAGGGGCACGGTGCCGAGCACACAGGCGACCAGCACCACCCGATAGCCGCAGCGGTCCTGTAGCCGTCCGACCAGCGGCCCGAAGACCAGGGATACGGCGCTGGTGACGATGGCAGTAAGGCTCAGGGTGGCAAAGCTCAGCTTGAGCGTGTTCAGCCCATAGGCGCTGAAGAAGGGTATGGCAATGCCTGTGACGAGCGCCCACCCCGTTCCGGCGAGCATAAAATGGCGAAAGCCGCGATCGCGCAGGGGCGCGCCGAACAGCGCCGCGGGGTTAACGCGGGCCGCGGGCCGCAGAGGCGGCTCGGGCTGGCGGGCAATCAGCGCTGCGGCCACCACTGCCGACAGGACCGCCACGCCGAAGATTACCGCATATCCCGGCGCCTCGTGGCCCCGGGCGCGGAAGACGTCGAGGGTCCACCCGGCAAAAAAGGTGGCGGCCATGGCCGCCAGCGCCGCCACGGTGTTACGCACTCCAAAGTAGGCCCCGCGTCGCTGTGGCGGCGCCAGATCGCTCATCCAGCTCATCCAGGCGTTGGCGGCGATGCCGTTGAAGGCGTAGGAACAGGCCAGCCCTGCAAAAAAGATTGCCAGGTGCGCCCCCTGCAGAAAGCTGAGGAAGGGCAGCGCCAGCAGCAGCGCCCAGATCAAGCGCCCTGCCAGCGCGCCATACAGCACCAGCGCCCGCCGGGTGCCCGTCCGCTCCTCCAGATAGGCCCCGACGAACTGAAACACCTGGCCAATGAAGGGCAGCGCGCCCATCAGGCCGAGCTGGAAACTATTTGCGCCCAGCAGTAAGGCATAGCCGGTGAGAAAGACGCTGCCGCCGATCGCGCCGGTGATCGTAATGTGAACGTTGGCGATCGCTCCTTCGAGGATCGAGATGCGCATCCCGCGGCGCACCTCCGCAGGCGACAGGGGCGCGAGCGTGGGAACGGCGCCGGTGGCCGGCCGGGTGGCGGCAGTGGCGTGCGCAACAGGGCGCGTGGAGGTTGTCGTGCCCATCGCTGGTTCTGACTCCTCTTCAACGAAATGCGGCGCCCGGATGCGCCGCCTGCGCCTATCCTACCCTGGATAGTTGATTAGTCAAATGTCGTGAGACTGATAGCTGGCTGATGTGAAAATAGCCGATAGCCAATAACAGATAGCCGATAGTCTGCTGCCGGTGTTTTCATCCCGACGTTGCGGGCGTTGGCGCGCGCCCACGGGCAGGGGGAGGGGGAAACCCGGTTTCCCCATTCCTCTCCGCCGCGCCTCAGGGAAGCCGGCGTGCGCCGGAAACTCCACGGTAGTAGATGGGGCCTATGCTATAATCCAATAACGTACCCGCCGGGAGGCGATAGGTGCACCTTGAGGAGGACCGGCGTGAATCTGATGGATATTCTGCTGATTCTGCTCTTCTTCGGCACGCTGGCAACCGGCTTTTTCCAGGGCGCCATTCGCCTGCTGGTGCTGATGCTGGCATTCTACCTGTCCCTGGTGCTGGCGAGTCTGTACTATCCGGCCCTGGGCGAGTTTTTTGTGCGCAACTTCGACGCCGACCGCTTCGTCGGCCAGTACCTGGCCTTTTTCCTGGTGCTGTTCTTCAGTTTTGTCCTGCTCGCCATCGCCGGATTGTACACTTTTCGCTACGTGCGCCTGGCGGGGAGCCTGGAGTATATTGATCGCATTCTTGGCACCATTCTCGGCCTGTTTTTTGGCGCGCTGGTGGTAGGCATCGTCGCGTCGCTCCTCTGGAACTTGATGATCCTCCGCGGAGGACGCAATATTGACCTGCCGCTGTTTCGTCTCCTGGGTAACAGTGTTGCCAACTCCTTCATCTTGCAGTATTTTTCCGCTGTCGTGCTCCCCCTGGCGTACAACTTCCTCGATCCCATTCTTCCCGAAGGCGCGGATATTGTCTTCGCGGTGCAATAAATCGAAGGATGGAAGACTTGTGGGAGCAACCTGGAGGGTTGCTCCCACAACGTGAACAATTCAGATGACCATTGCTGAACAGACCATCATCACCCTGGAATTTCCCAAAATCCTGGCGCAACTGGCCCGCTACACGGCCTTCTCGGCCTCGCGCGAACTGGCCCTGGCTCTGCGCCCGTCCACCGAGGTTGCTGAGGTGGAGCGCGCGCTGGCGTTGACCGGCGAGGCGCGGGCGCTCCTCGAAGAGTTGCCCGATCTATCCATCGGTGCGATGCGCGACATCCGCCGCGCCGCCCAGCATACCGCCCGCGGCGGGGTGATTGACGGCCCCAGTTTGCTGGAGGTGGCCGGGTCGGTGGCGGCGGCGCGCGCTCTGCGCGCCCGGTTGCTCAAGCTCGACCCGGAACGCTTCCCCCTGTTGATCGAGCAGGCCGGGGCCATGCCCGTGCTGCCTCCACTCGAAACGGCGATTGAACGCGCCATCGGCGACGATGGGCAGGTGCTCGACGCCGCCAGTCCCCGCCTCGCCGAACTGCGGCGCGAGGTGCGCCTCGCCTTCGCCCGTCTGCAGGAAAAGCTGCACCATCTCATCACCTCCAGCGCCTATGCCGGCGCCCTGCAAGAGCCGATTATCACCGTGCGCAACGGGCGCTACGTCGTGCCTGTCAAGGCCAGCCACCGCAGGGACGTCCGCGGCCTGGTGCACGACCAGTCAAGTAGCGGGGCCACGCTCTACATCGAGCCGATGGCGGTGGTGGAACTCAACAACCGCTGGCGCGAGTTGCAGGCCGCCGAGGAGGAGGAGGTGCAACGCATCCTCGCCGCCCTCTCCGACCAGGTGGGCGCGGCCGCTCCGCAATTGATCGCCACGGTTGAAGCGATGGCGGCGATCGATCTGGCTTTCGCCAGGGCGCGTTACGCCGCCGATCTGCGCGCCGTGGCGCCCTCCATCAGCCCATCGCTGGCGCCGCTTGCCCCCGGCAGCGGCTCCGAGGCCGCTCCGCTGCTGCTTACCGAGGCCCGCCATCCCTTGCTCGACCCGGCGACGGTCGTGCCGATCACCCTCTGGCTGGGAGGCGAGTTCCGTATTCTGCTCATCACCGGCCCCAATACCGGCGGCAAAACTGTGGCCCTCAAGACTACCGGCCTGCTCGCGTTAATGGCCCAGGCCGGCCTGCACATCCCCGCTGCGGCGCCCTCGCGCCTGCCGGTCTTTGCCCACATCTTCGCCGACATCGGCGACGAGCAGAGCATCGAGCAGAGCCTCTCCACCTTCTCTTCACACATGCGCAACATCGTGCACCTGCTGCGCGCCCTGGAAGCCGAGGAAGCGGAGAGCGCACAGATGGGGGCGGAGCGCCGCCCGGCCCTGGTGCTGCTCGACGAACTCGGCGCGGGCACCGACCCGGTTGAGGGGTCGGCGCTGGCCCGCGCGATTATCGAACGCCTGCTTGAGCTAGGCGTGCTCGCCGTGGCCACAACGCACTACGCCGAGCTGAAAGCGTTCGCCTACGCTACCCCCGGCGTGCAGAACGCCTCGGTCGAGTTCGATGTGGAGACCCTCGCGCCCACCTACCACCTCAGCATCGGCCTGCCCGGGCGCTCCAATGCTCTGGCGATCGCCACCCGTCTGGGGCTTGATGCGGAGCTGGTAGAGCGAGCGCGGGCGATGATCGATCGCAAAGACGCCCAGGTAGAGGATCTGCTCGCCGGCATTCACCGCGAGCGCGAAGCCGCCGACGCCGCGCTGCGCCGCGCCGAGGAGTTGCGCGAGGACGCTGAGAAGTACCGTGACCGGCTGGAGCAGGAGTGGCGCGCCTTCAACGAGCGCCGCGAGGCTGAAGCCGAAGCCGCGCGCCAGGAACTGGAGGCGGAACTGCGCGAGACGCGCCTGTTGCTCAAGCGCCTGCGCGACGATTTTCGCAGCGTCTCCCTTTCGCGCGAGTGGCTGGAGCAGGCCGAACAGCGTCTCGCCGCCGCCGCGGAGCAGGTCAAACGGGCCGCGGCGCGGCCTGCCGGCGCGCCGGCGCGGCCTGCCACCCAGGCCCCGCGACCCCTGCAACCCGGCGATACGGTGCTGGTGCGCTCGGTGGGCCTCAAGGGCGAGATTGTCAGCATTGACCCTGACGATGGCACAGCGCAGGTGCAGGTGGGCGGCTTTCGCATGAACGTAGATCTGAAGGATCTCACGCGGGAGAAAGGCGCTCCCGAGGCCGCCCTGCGCCGCGAGTATCGCGCCGAGCGCGACGTCTCGCTGCCTCCCGCCCCCGACGTCTCGATGACCTTTGACATGCGCGGCTACCGCGCCCACGAGGTCGCCGACCGCCTTGATCGCTATCTGAACGACGCCTACCTGGCCGGGTTGCACCAGGTGCGCCTGGTCCACGGCAAAGGAACGGGCGCCCTGCGACAGGTGGTGCGCGACGTGCTGCAACGCCATCCCCTGGTGGCCTCGTTCAGCAGCGGCGGCAGCGATGGCGGCGATGGGGTGACCGTGGCGACTCTGGTGGAGCGGTGATCGCGGACAGACGTGGTACAATACCTCCACTATGCCCGAACCGCTCGTCTACCTGCTCCTTATCGTCGCTCTCGTGCTGCCGGCGCCGGGCGTCATACTGCTGCGCGTGCTTGGGTCCCGCATCGGCCAGCGGCGGGTCATTATCAGCGCGGCGGTGATTTTCGCCTCCGCCATTCTCAGCGCGCTCATTCTTGCCCGCAGCGAGGTGCGTGTGTTGCGTATCGGCAGCTACAGCGTATTACTTCCGGGGACGCAACCCTTCGATGTGGCCGTGCTCATTCCCCCGGAAGAACCGGCAGTTCCCCCTCCGGTCGCGCCGACGGATACGCTGCGCCCCGGCCCTGCGCCCGCGCCCACTGCCACGCCAGAACCAACCGCCACACGCGAAGCCACCGCGACGGTCGCGCCCACAGCCACGCCGGAACCCACCGCCACCCTTGAGCCGACGGCCACTCCCGCGCCGCCTCCGGCGCCTGCTGCCGGTCGGCGCTATGTCGTGCAGGCGGGCGACACCTTTCGCGCCATTGCCGAACGCTTTGGCGTCTCCGTACCCGATCTGTTGCGGGCCAACAATCTTACGCCTGAACAGGCCGATAACCTCCGCGTGGGTCAGGAGCTGGTGATACCATAAGGGTAATTTGATGATCGTCATGCCTGGTTATGCGGAGGTGTCGAGGTGTAGAGGTATGGGATAGGGCGCACCCGCTTACCGTCTGGTCCAGCTCCGACACCTCCACACCTCGACACCTCCACAACTCTACAGACCCATGGGGCGACCGTCGAACGAACTACGTCCTGAAACGTATCTCCACCCACAGGGGAGCAATTGTGTCCACCGCCATCAAAACCATCGAACGCAAGCCACGGGTCGTCAGCGAGGCGCCGGCGCCGCTTCTGCTGCTCCTGCATGGCTATGGCGCCAATGAGTACGACCTGTTCGACCTGGCTGACTTTGTAGACCCGCGCTTTCACGTGGTCAGCGCCCGCGCGCCCCTGGCGCTGCCGTGGGGCGGCTTCGCCTGGTACCACCTCAGCGGTGCGCCGGGCCGGCTCATACCCGACCCGCAGACCCGCGCCCAGGCAGCCGACCTGGTAGAGCGCTTCGTCGAGACCCTGCCCGAGAAGATCGGCGCCGATCCGCGGCGCACCTATATTCTCGGCTTCAGCCAGGGCGCGGTTATGAGTTTCGCTGTCGCGGTGCGCCGCCCGGAGCTGGTCGCCGGCCTGATTCCCATCAGCGGCTACCTCGACCCGGCGCTGCTGCCTCCCGGCGGGGTACAGGGCCTTGAACGCATGCCCATTCTGCACATGCACGGAACCTACGACGACATCATCCCTGTTGAAGCCGCCCATATGACCCGCGACATGCTCCGCCTTAGCGGAGCGCGTTACACTTATCACGAGTATCCCATCGGGCACGGCATCCATCCAGAGGGGCTGCAGCTTGTCCAGCGGTGGCTCGCTGAGCGCCTGGCCGAGCCGGTGGAGAGAGGAGCCTGAATCCTATGAGCGCCAGGCTTCGGGTGCCCTTTGGCGATCTGGCCCGGCAGGCAGCGGAACTTGATGTCGAGTTGACTGACGCGCTGGCGCGCGTGGCCCGGAGCGGCTGGTACATCCTTGGCAACGAAGTCGCCGCCTTCGAGGCCGAGTTTGCAGCTTTTTGCGGCGCCGAGGCATGCGTCGGGGTGGCCAGCGGCGCCGAGGCCCTCTATCTGGCCCTCACTGCCCTTGATGTCGGCCCCGGTGACGAAGTAATCACCGTCGCCAACGCCTGCGTCTATCAGGTCGCGGCGATTGTGCAGACCGGCGCGCGTCCGGTGTTTGTGGACATTGACCCGGCGACCCACACGCTCGACCCGAGGTTGCTGGAGGCGGCGATCACCCCGCGGACCCGGGTGGTGTTGCCGGTGCATCTCTACGGGCGTACCGCCGATATGGCGGCGATCTGGTCCATCGCGCGCCTCTACGATCTCCAGGTGGTCGAAGACGCCGCGCAGGCCCACGGCGCCCGCTATCGCGGCCCCGAGGCCGGCGCCATAGTCGGCGGCGGCGCGAGCGCGATCTGCTGCTTTAGCTTTTATCCTTCCAAGAACCTCGGCGCGCTGGGTGACGGCGGGGCCCTGACGACCGGCGACCCTGACCTGGCGGCCCGCCTGCGGCGTTTACGCATGTATGGCTGGGGGGAAAAGTATATCGCGGTCGAAGCCAGCGGGCGCAACTCGCGCCTCGATGAACTGCAGGCCGCCGTGCTGCGGGTGAAGTTGCGCCGGCTGGCGGCGTGGAACCAGGCGCGTCGCGAGCGGGCGGCGTGGTACCGTGAGTTGCTCGCCGACATGCCATTGCAACTGCCTGCCGACGATCCCGGTCACGTCTATCACCTCTTCGTGGTGGAGTGCGATAGCCGCGATGCCCTGCGCCGCCATCTGCTCGAAGCCGGGATTGGCTGTGACGTGCACTATCCCGTGCCGGCTCACATGCAGCCGGCCTACGCCGCGCTCGGCCATCGCCAGGGCGCGCTCCCCCACACCGAGCGCGCCGCGACGCGCGTGCTCTCCCTGCCGCTCTTCCCTGAGTTGACCCGCGCCGAGGTGGAAGAGGTGGCCCGGACGGTGCGGGCCTTCTTTGGATAACATGAGCGATGTGGGAGGGCCTGGCCCTCCCACATCATCCCCATCAGGCAGAAATGAGGGCCTGGCCCTCCCAAACCCTCCGATGGCTGGTAATAGTGGCAATCCAGGCGATCGCTGCGCCGCCTGCGGCGAGTTGCTCAGCGGCACATACTATGCGCTGGTCGATCGTCCCGAGCGCTACTGCGCGCGCTGCATTGCTACCCGCCCCCGTTGCGCCGCTTGCGGCGCGCCCCTTGGCGAACAGTACTGGCGCCTCCACGATGGGCGCCTCCACTGCCCCGCCTGCCACCAGGTTGCGATCTATGACCCCGACGTGGCCCGCGCGGTGTTTGACGAAACTGTTGCGGCTGTTGCGACCCATCTTGGCATGACCCTCAACGTCGGCGTTGCCTTTCGTCTGGTGGACGCGCCTGCCCTCGCCGCCCTTCGCGC
Coding sequences:
- a CDS encoding DegT/DnrJ/EryC1/StrS family aminotransferase; this translates as MSARLRVPFGDLARQAAELDVELTDALARVARSGWYILGNEVAAFEAEFAAFCGAEACVGVASGAEALYLALTALDVGPGDEVITVANACVYQVAAIVQTGARPVFVDIDPATHTLDPRLLEAAITPRTRVVLPVHLYGRTADMAAIWSIARLYDLQVVEDAAQAHGARYRGPEAGAIVGGGASAICCFSFYPSKNLGALGDGGALTTGDPDLAARLRRLRMYGWGEKYIAVEASGRNSRLDELQAAVLRVKLRRLAAWNQARRERAAWYRELLADMPLQLPADDPGHVYHLFVVECDSRDALRRHLLEAGIGCDVHYPVPAHMQPAYAALGHRQGALPHTERAATRVLSLPLFPELTRAEVEEVARTVRAFFG
- a CDS encoding MFS transporter — translated: MGTTTSTRPVAHATAATRPATGAVPTLAPLSPAEVRRGMRISILEGAIANVHITITGAIGGSVFLTGYALLLGANSFQLGLMGALPFIGQVFQFVGAYLEERTGTRRALVLYGALAGRLIWALLLALPFLSFLQGAHLAIFFAGLACSYAFNGIAANAWMSWMSDLAPPQRRGAYFGVRNTVAALAAMAATFFAGWTLDVFRARGHEAPGYAVIFGVAVLSAVVAAALIARQPEPPLRPAARVNPAALFGAPLRDRGFRHFMLAGTGWALVTGIAIPFFSAYGLNTLKLSFATLSLTAIVTSAVSLVFGPLVGRLQDRCGYRVVLVACVLGTVPLPWGWVLSTPTNITPLWLTAIFSGVFWPGLNQGLANVLMERAPADCRGAALAAYSAATGLGTLVAGLLGGALATLLADAHFSLGPITLAGLACLFALTSLGRAVMAAVFWKTL
- a CDS encoding alpha/beta hydrolase-fold protein, giving the protein MSTAIKTIERKPRVVSEAPAPLLLLLHGYGANEYDLFDLADFVDPRFHVVSARAPLALPWGGFAWYHLSGAPGRLIPDPQTRAQAADLVERFVETLPEKIGADPRRTYILGFSQGAVMSFAVAVRRPELVAGLIPISGYLDPALLPPGGVQGLERMPILHMHGTYDDIIPVEAAHMTRDMLRLSGARYTYHEYPIGHGIHPEGLQLVQRWLAERLAEPVERGA
- a CDS encoding endonuclease MutS2; the protein is MTIAEQTIITLEFPKILAQLARYTAFSASRELALALRPSTEVAEVERALALTGEARALLEELPDLSIGAMRDIRRAAQHTARGGVIDGPSLLEVAGSVAAARALRARLLKLDPERFPLLIEQAGAMPVLPPLETAIERAIGDDGQVLDAASPRLAELRREVRLAFARLQEKLHHLITSSAYAGALQEPIITVRNGRYVVPVKASHRRDVRGLVHDQSSSGATLYIEPMAVVELNNRWRELQAAEEEEVQRILAALSDQVGAAAPQLIATVEAMAAIDLAFARARYAADLRAVAPSISPSLAPLAPGSGSEAAPLLLTEARHPLLDPATVVPITLWLGGEFRILLITGPNTGGKTVALKTTGLLALMAQAGLHIPAAAPSRLPVFAHIFADIGDEQSIEQSLSTFSSHMRNIVHLLRALEAEEAESAQMGAERRPALVLLDELGAGTDPVEGSALARAIIERLLELGVLAVATTHYAELKAFAYATPGVQNASVEFDVETLAPTYHLSIGLPGRSNALAIATRLGLDAELVERARAMIDRKDAQVEDLLAGIHREREAADAALRRAEELREDAEKYRDRLEQEWRAFNERREAEAEAARQELEAELRETRLLLKRLRDDFRSVSLSREWLEQAEQRLAAAAEQVKRAAARPAGAPARPATQAPRPLQPGDTVLVRSVGLKGEIVSIDPDDGTAQVQVGGFRMNVDLKDLTREKGAPEAALRREYRAERDVSLPPAPDVSMTFDMRGYRAHEVADRLDRYLNDAYLAGLHQVRLVHGKGTGALRQVVRDVLQRHPLVASFSSGGSDGGDGVTVATLVER
- a CDS encoding CvpA family protein, with product MDILLILLFFGTLATGFFQGAIRLLVLMLAFYLSLVLASLYYPALGEFFVRNFDADRFVGQYLAFFLVLFFSFVLLAIAGLYTFRYVRLAGSLEYIDRILGTILGLFFGALVVGIVASLLWNLMILRGGRNIDLPLFRLLGNSVANSFILQYFSAVVLPLAYNFLDPILPEGADIVFAVQ
- a CDS encoding LysM peptidoglycan-binding domain-containing protein; the encoded protein is MPEPLVYLLLIVALVLPAPGVILLRVLGSRIGQRRVIISAAVIFASAILSALILARSEVRVLRIGSYSVLLPGTQPFDVAVLIPPEEPAVPPPVAPTDTLRPGPAPAPTATPEPTATREATATVAPTATPEPTATLEPTATPAPPPAPAAGRRYVVQAGDTFRAIAERFGVSVPDLLRANNLTPEQADNLRVGQELVIP